In the genome of Raphanus sativus cultivar WK10039 chromosome 4, ASM80110v3, whole genome shotgun sequence, one region contains:
- the LOC108821295 gene encoding uncharacterized protein LOC108821295, whose product MATATFYFPSLPLKIIILFILFFPSHLNGSPFTNRTTQEPFKESSRLLDLLLRDYTLNSFKNQHYSIKTGVVRHIHLPSNYSGINLDAVRFRCGSLRRYGAQLQEFHIGIGAVLEPCGERLVVVRQILGSNWSDIYYKNYDLSGYKLVSPVLGLLAYNALNNVVLGNNLSSSYQVSFLLDDATDPSTVDFGNISGPSLVERTFLNKPMCATFGLDGKVTFAGEVKPYVCAIKTNGHFGLMVADDQDSSKSDGVGENEMKEKIGRWRSVVGGLVGSVTVGVVLLGFVVAAAVVTAKKRRRRAKREEMERKAYEEEVLRVVTMVGHSRVFVASATRTLPGSMEHECVPN is encoded by the coding sequence ATGGCAACAGCAACATTCTATTTTCCCTCTCTTCCactaaaaataatcatattattcaTCTTATTCTTTCCTTCCCATCTAAATGGCTCGCCCTTCACTAATAGAACTACGCAAGAACCTTTCAAGGAATCTTCAAGGCTTCTCGATCTTCTCCTAAGAGATTACACTCTAAACTCTTTCAAGAACCAACATTACTCAATCAAGACCGGTGTTGTTCGGCATATTCATCTCCCATCTAACTACTCCGGCATAAATCTCGACGCTGTTAGGTTCCGGTGTGGGAGTCTCCGGCGATATGGAGCTCAACTCCAAGAATTTCATATCGGCATTGGAGCGGTTCTTGAACCGTGTGGTGAACGTCTTGTGGTCGTGAGACAAATCCTGGGATCAAACTGGTCTGATATCTATTACAAGAACTATGATCTCTCGGGTTATAAACTTGTCTCCCCGGTTCTAGGGCTCTTAGCTTATAATGCCTTAAACAATGTTGTTTTGGGTAATAATTTGAGCAGCTCTTATCAGGTAAGTTTTCTCCTAGACGATGCTACAGATCCATCCACCGTTGATTTCGGAAACATTTCTGGACCATCGTTGGTAGAGAGAACGTTCTTGAATAAGCCAATGTGTGCGACCTTTGGCCTAGACGGTAAAGTAACGTTCGCTGGAGAAGTAAAGCCGTATGTCTGCGCCATTAAAACTAACGGACATTTTGGTTTGATGGTGGCGGATGATCAGGATTCGTCCAAATCGGACGGTGTAGGAGAAAATGAAATGAAAGAGAAGATCGGACGGTGGAGATCGGTTGTTGGAGGGCTTGTTGGATCTGTGACGGTGGGGGTGGTGCTTTTAGGGTTTGTGGTGGCGGCAGCAGTTGTGACGGCGAAGAAACGGAGAAGAAGGGCAAAAAGGGAAGAAATGGAGAGAAAAGCTTATGAAGAAGAAGTACTGAGAGTAGTGACAATGGTGGGACATTCTAGGGTTTTTGTTGCTTCTGCTACAAGGACTTTGCCTGGTTCAATGGAACATGAGTGTGTTCCTAATTAA